In the genome of Vicinamibacteria bacterium, the window TTGATGTGCTCGCGCATGTAGTTCACCCCCACGCTCATGAGCTCGACGGCATCGAGGGCGCTTCGGCCCTGATGGGGCGAAGTCGACGCGTGCGCGGGAAGGCCGGAGAAGCGGAACTTCACCGAGACGTTCGCTTTCGAGTAGGCGTAGCCGGCATTCGTCACCGGGCTCGCGTGCCACGTAAGGATCACATCGTCGTCCTTGAAGTAGTCCTCGCGCAGCATGTACGTCTTGCCGATTCCCGTCTCTTCGGCGGGCGTTCCGTAGAGCTTGATGGTTCCCGCCACGGCTCCGGAAGCGATCGCTTCCTTCGCGGCGACGGCCGCGGCGGTGGACGCGGTTCCGAAAATGCTGTGGCCGCAGCCGTGGCCCGCACCGGCTCCCTCGCGCTCACGGCGCTCGGGAACCTTGTCCTGCGAGAGACCCGGAAGAGCGTCGTACTCGGCGAGGATGCCGATGACGGGCCGTCCATTTCCGTAAGTAGCGACGAATGCCGTGGGCATCCCCGCGACTCCTTCTTCCACGGTGAAGCCGTTCGCCTTCAGCAGATCGACGAGCTCTTTCGCGGAGCGAACTTCTTCGAGTCCCGTTTCCGCGTAGC includes:
- a CDS encoding amidohydrolase → MLTLSAMLLALGVAAEPHEAKTRAFSWVDANSDTLKRVNQNIWSYAETGLEEVRSAKELVDLLKANGFTVEEGVAGMPTAFVATYGNGRPVIGILAEYDALPGLSQDKVPERREREGAGAGHGCGHSIFGTASTAAAVAAKEAIASGAVAGTIKLYGTPAEETGIGKTYMLREDYFKDDDVILTWHASPVTNAGYAYSKANVSVKFRFSGLPAHASTSPHQGRSALDAVELMSVGVNYMREHI